The Bacillus sp. BGMRC 2118 DNA segment ATAACAACAAATGGTATTTCCTAGATCAGAATGGTGTCATGATAACAGGCTGGGTGAAGGTGTTAGAAAAATGGTACTATCTTGATTCTTCAGGAGCCATGAAAACCGGATGGATTAACGATAGAGGTACCTGGTATTACTTAGCTGCAAATGGAGATATGCAAACAGGATGGATTCAAGACAATGGTAAATGGTATTTTCTAAAAGCAGACGGTTCCATGGCAGCTAATACTGAGGTTCCGGTAAAAGTCGGCTCTGATGGTGCATTAATACTTGGAAAAGGGACAAATTAATAGTTATCATGATTAATCACCAACTGCCCTGCTCTTCAATGTGGGGCTTTTTTATTTTGGATACCATTTCAAGTTTATAAATTGATAAATATTAAGTATAATAGGTTATCCACATTTTCTATGTCGAAAAAACTAAATTTATCCACACTTTATCCACAGATAAATTTGTAGTATAATAGCAATAATTGTTAAAGGGGAAAAATAATAGATAGAGAGGATAGTATAATGGGTGACAAGTTAATACTGAATTTCGATGAATCTGGAAACCTTGGTAAAAGTGGTAGATACTTCACCATAGCTTGTGTTTGCACAGACAGTCTAAAGCCACTTCATAACGTAATGAAGAAAGCTGTTCTAAAAACAAAACAGAATTTTACTGAATTTAGTAATCATGATGAAATAAAAGCCAAAGAATCATATCCACCAATTAAAGACTTTTTCTTAAGAAAAATTGTATCCAAGGATATATCAATTCGATATATTGTAGCTGATCTCCACCATGTAAAAAGACAGCTCATACAAGATGAAAACTTACTGTATAATTACATGCTTAAATTTGTTATTGAACCAGTAGCAATGAAACCTGGATTAAAACACCTAGTTATTAATCTTGATAAGAGAACTATTAAGGTAAAGTCGACTAATTCATTTGAAGATTATATAAAAATACGGTTACAATATGAACTAAACCTAGATATAACTATTGAAGTGAACTATTTAGAATCACATAACTCATACGCGATACAGGCAGCCGATTTTGTTGCTAATGCAATTAATGCCAAATATGAGTATGGTGTAGCTCACGGGTATTATTACAACCTCATTGATGAAAAGATAGTACAAAGTGAACATTTTCCGAGAAGATATTTCGGACAACAAAAAGTTGTAAGTTTTTAGTTTAAGTTAATCTAAACTTTTTTGTTTACAATCGAAAACAAGTGTTGTAATATAATAATCAACTAGTACGGCGCAAGTAAACCCTATTATATCGTGTGAAAATAATAAACATAAACTGCCTGTGTGGTAGTCGATTCTTAGGTTTTGCGCTTGTCACCCATAAAATATATTTATAAGACCAAGTATATTTGGTCATTTTTTATGCATACTTATATAAAGTAGAGTAAACCCTATAAAACGTGTGTTAGTATGATACACATAAGCGGTCTGTTATGGCAGCCGTTTTCTAGGTATCTATTTCTGATTAAACCCCACTCCGAGGAGTGGGGTTTTTTTTATTTTCTTATTCTAATTCGTAAAACATCCCAATAAATTGTACAAGTAAGGACAACACATAAGGAGGTGATAACGTGACTTATGAGAATATAAAACTTACATTAGGTACATTGGCTACAGTATTAATTGGATTTATAACAATATTATTCGAAAAATACTTACAAACTATTGAAGCATCTGATATTCAACAATTACTCTCTTTTTTATTAATCTTTCTAACAGTAGCTATAACTGTTTCTACAGCATTTCTATATTTTAGAAGTCGCCAATTATTTGATGGATTTAATTATTTTTTGTGCTTACTTATTGGTTTACTGCATCTAGTTGCATTACCTTTAGGTATTGTGGCGATTTTAAAAATTGAATTTGGTCAGTACTGGTTGGGTGTAGTGGGATTAGCTGTTGCAATAATCTTTTTCGCAAATAGTAATAAGGATGACGGTAATAAAACATATGAAATAACTGACGAAAAGGAATAAATTTTCGCGCCTTACACTCTGTAAGGCATTTTTTATGGAAACTTTTTGAAGGATATTCCGTATAGGTATAGAAATATATTGATGAAAGGGGATGTAATCAGATGGACAAATTTGAATATAAGACAGTTAATTTTGAGTCAAAAGGTTTCCTGAAATCTAAAATTACTCCTGAAGAAGAAATGAATAAATTAGGTGCCGAAGGTTGGGAGTTAGTAACTTCTAATACTACAATCTTATCTGGGAAGACCACCGAAGCAACTTATATCTTCAAAAGAAAAATATAACCCTACTCACTACGAGTAGGGTTTAGCTCATCCACTTATTATATTTGGTCAAGAATTGTGGATCACGGTACCTTTTTATTTGATTAGCTAAGCCAGTTAAGGGTCTATCTGGAAAGTGGTGTTGTATCTTCTCAGCAACCTTTAAAGGGTTCATCTGTGGATGTTTACGCGCATACTGTTTTATAACTTTGATTTCTTCTTCAGTGTATTTCATATCCTAAATTCACCTCGGGGAAATAGTTTCTATATTACTGGTGAAATTCCTTCAAGAATTTTTCATTTTTTTAGAAAATATCTCTCCAACAACTTGTTAGCTTCATTCCTAAAATGATACATGAATATCCTTTTAACTCCCTGGTATCCCCGTACGAAGTATTTATACTCCAAGAACTCTACATTCACAACTTCAGGACCTTCAACCTTTGCTTTTAACTTCCTAAACTTTACTTTAATATCTCTTATATCTAGTCGCAGCTGCTTAAGTGTTGACTCAACTAAGTGCTGGTAAGGTTCCATTAATTTGAAATTAAGCGTTTCGATAGATTGATGATCTTTCTCCAGTACATTAATTAAATATGTCTTATAGATGTAATCCTCTATGAGTTGTTCTTCTTCATCAGTTAGATTAATCCTCATTCTTATCTTCCTTATATTCATATAAATCTTCTACAGTTACTCCTAATATCCTAGACAACTGAAATGCTCTTTCCATTGATGGAAATGATTTGCCACTCGAATAGTTGGAAAGTTGATTTCTACTAATACCCATCCTCTTACTTATTTCTTCTCTAGATACACCGGATACTTCAATGCAAAGACGTATCTTACTTTTTAACATATAATCATTCCTCTTTTAAATTGGATAATTAACTAATTCAACATAATTCAATTTAAACCTTTCACAATATAAATTACTTTTTCAAAATTTAATTTGTAAGGACAGGCAACTTTTTAAGTGATTGCCCATAAGTATATAGCGTAGAACAAAACAAAGAACGAAGAAAGGAATGGTCCAAATGAAAGCTACTTATAAGATTTTCTTAACTAAAGAGGGGTTGGATAAAGTAAAGAAAGGTGAAGTGCCTACGCAACTAAAAGACTTGAAGAAGTTGATGAAGTAATGAACATCTTTGACAACATGGTGCAGAATGACATTCAAATGAACCAGGGGAGAATTTATGATCATTTAAGTGAAACTCCCCTTCTATATCCCTCAGATACTTTATCAGAGCTAACTAAGGCAGCTATAACTAAATCACAGTACGAAAGTATTCTAGATCACATTTACCGTCACGATACTTTAGGAATTGATTCTTATAATTCAGTTGAAAAGAAAATTATAGACCGTTTTTATGAAAGGAGATGGATAAAGTGAAGGAGATCCTTTGTGAAATTGAAATTGTTTTAGCTGATATATTCCATTACACCTACACGGATAAGAATGATGAACTACGAAATCCGAGTATTGAATTATTAGCTTCATTGGCTAAGCAACTAAAGGAGGAAATTAAATGATAATGACTCTATGGTATGCAAGTTTCTTAGGTCTAGCTGCTTTCACAGGGTTTATGGGAGGGTTATTCTATTCAGATATATCTGGTCGTTCTGATGCAAAGGAAGAGGCTGCATTTCACAAATATTTAAATGAGGTGTTTGATAAATGATTCCATTAATTGCATTTGGATCATTAGGTGCTACTTTAATCGGTATGACATTTGCGGAAAGGATGGGGTGGATCAGTGTAAATGAGGAAGCTGTTAAGTGGTCATTAATCATACTCTTCATCTTGTCTTTTCTTCTATGGTTTGGATTAGAGAATCCTATATGGAATTGGATTTGGTAGGTACTAATTAGTCTTTATTCTTTGGTAGATTCCTAATACAGTGGTTTATTGGTTATTTTATATTTTTTTATCTTCTAGTTTTTGGTACCCTTCCTTTGTTTTTCTGTGCTTTATCTCATTTTTTTCATTCTTTAAAAATTCGATTAGGGGGAATTCGTTTTGGCAGACTTTGAAAGTCTAGACGCATTTTTAGGCACAGGATTGTTAGGAGATTTACCTTCAGGTACTTTACCTACTGGAACCTTACCAAGTGGTTCAATAAGTGGTGGAGGATTACAGTTTGGCTCAATGTCATCCGGGACAATAGTCTTGTCTGCTCCTCAAGATGGAGTAATGTCCTTAGGTTCTATGAATTTAATGAATCCTAGTGAAGGAGGGATATAGTGTTTAAGTTAACGGAAGAATTTATTATTCAGAATTGGGAGAAGGATTGGTATCAGGATGCTTATTTTACTCACACGAACGATGGTGATTCTATTGGATATTGTCTACAAAGTGAAACATTTAGTTTGAATAATTATTGGAATCATATTGGCCAAGAGGCTGCAGAAATTATGCTAAATACAAAAGGTGATAGTTAAATGTTTGAGTGGCTTTTATTAGCGCCTGCTGCCGCATTAGTTGCTGGAGTTGCACCAATTAAAAGGAAAATGAATGATAAGACAAAGATAGATCATATTTTTCGAAATTTAGGTCTTGGTGTAAATGATTCCTCAAAAGGTGGGAAACCTTCATTTCCTGCCTTTTATAGGAAAGAAGAAATTGGATTTAAAGACAAGAGTAATAACTTTATTAAGACAGGTATCAAGTATGTATACCGACTGCCATTAGGATTGCCGCCAAAGAAAATTCAACTTCTTCAGGAGGGTGCAAGTGTATTATCGGACGGTATTAATAAACCTGTAGAACTTGAATTTGATGGAATGCTGCACATCAATGTTTATGATAAAAAGCTTCCAACCTTCGTTCCATTTAAGGAGCTACCACAAACACATAAGTGGAATGTGACATTAGGAAAGCATTACAAAGGATGGATTCATCATGATTTCGATAAAATTCCACATATGGTTGTAGGAGGCACGACTAGATTTGGAAAAACAGTATTCATGAAAGACATTCTTACACAATTGATTCTAGAAAACCCTAATGATGTAGAGTTTTACATTATTGACCTCAAAGGAGGATTAGAATTTAGTAAGTTTGAACATCTTCGTCAAGTGATGTGGGTTGCCAAGAACCCAGCAGAAGCATCTTTGTTATTAAAACTAATCCATGATGAAATGTCCGGTAAGTTTAATGAGGAAGGCGAACTAGTTGAAGAAGGTCTGTATCAAATGTTTCTTAAAAATAATTGGTCCAACATAGTTGATACTCCATTAAAAAAGAGACGATTTGTCATTGTGGATGAAGGTGCTCAATTAGCAGCTGAGAAGTGGATGAAGAAAGATATGAAGGATCTACTTGGGTATTGCCAGTATACATTAGGTGAAATAGCTCGATTAGGAGGAGCACTAGGCTACCGGTTGATTTTTGGGACGCAGTATCCTACAGCAGATATTCTTCCAAGACAAATTAAAATGAATTCGGATATTAAGATCTCATTTCGACTTGGGACCGGGTATGCTTCAGAAGTCGTCTTAGATGAGCAAGGAGCGGAGAAGCTGCCTACTGATATAAAAGGTCGAGCACTTGTAAAAACGCACGAATTAAAAGAAATACAGGTGCCTTATATCGACAATAAGGAGATGTGGGAGTTATTGGAGGTGTATGATGACAGTGGGATTATCGAACACAGAGAAAAAGAAACAACGCCAGATGAATATCTTATCGACGATTGATTTTCTGGGCTTTGCATCGAGGTCGCATATTCAAGCAATACACAGTTTAGGTGATACCAGGAATGCAAATCGTGTACTGAGAGATATGCATGAGTACCTAAACCATTTTCGAGGAGATGAGAACATCTACTATCTTAATCAAAAGGGAAGGGATATGATAGGGTCCTCAAAAGAAATGAAACGGAATCAACAGACTGAGCATTATCTTATGCATAATGATATTTATATCTATTTAGGTTGTCCCTCTGATTGGAAGGTTGAAAGTCCAACTAGCTTTAAAGCAAATGTAAATCTTGGAGGGGGTGTTATATCTTCAAAAGAAATCACATTAATTCCAGATGGTAAATGCACGATAACAGGATTAAGGCATTACATTGAAGTTGATAACGCTAGGGTAATGAAAGAGAATCAAAAGAAGATTGAATCTTATTCATTGTTAAAGCGTGTAAGTGACTTCAAACTAATTTTCTATACATCTTCAGATATTAGAAGAAAGAAATTAGTCGAGTGGTGCAACGTGAAGAATATAAACTATGAGGTGCTAACAAAAAGTGACATTGTTTAATTATGCATTAAAGAATCCTTTAGTGCCACTCGGAACTGCTAGTGCTGGTAAACCTACACGAACAGCAACTGGTAATAATACTGCTCCGAGGAGGGCGACAGCTGGAGATGGCCAAAAGAAGAAAGAAATCACCATCATGAGTATCCCGATTGTCCAGTAAGCTAATGTAGGATTACGTATCAGTTTTGTAAAGGGAGAAATCATAACGTCATTTATACCTGTCTTCGTCAATGCTTTACTCATTGCAACAATGATTGAGATGACCAAAATGGTTGCCAACAACTCTGTTATGGCAAATATAAAACTATTAAAAATACCACTAACAGATTCAGTAAGTGATCCTGTTGCAGTAAAGGCTAGAATAAAAATTCCAATGATACAGACCAACGTTGTATCCCTTCTCATTACCATAAAACCAATAATTAGAGCGATGAACACAACATAGATCCAATGGAGTGCAGTTAATTCTACAATCATAGTTATTTCCCTCCATCGATATATTCATCTGCTTCATAGGTAAAACGTCTATAAGAGATGTAATACAGAATATGATGAAGTTGGAATCGTGTGAAAAAAAATGAAAGTATAATATGCTAATAAATGTGTAGATTTGACAAAATGAATGTTAATAAGCGGATTTTTTGAAGGTATATAGTGGGTATTGTAAAGAAATACATAACCTTACATATTTCCTCGGAAATTTTCGAGTGGTTTTTGCAGCATTCGAGAGGATTTTGAATCAATAAATCAAGACATGCAATTTGTTTGCATGTCTTGACAATATTTTTATGCATTTTCATCAATGACTTGAAATTTAGTAACATAAGAAGGTCGTAAGAAGATAGACTGTTTGTCAATTCCTTCCGATGTCCCCCGTTTTTTATGTGCTTCGTTATAGGCATTAGAACTTTGCCAGTTTATAAAGTCACTTTCTTTCTCCCATATTGTTAAAATAACATACGTATCATGATTAATCGGTCGGAGGACGCGGATTGAACAAAATCCTGGCTCTGTTTCAATGAGTCTCGCACGGTTTTTGAATCGGTATTCGAAGGTAGTTCTTCCTTCTTCTCTAACAGGTATGTTGTTGAAAATTGCAAAGCCAGAACCATTCAATTGACCACTGCCATCAATAACTTCAAATGCAGTTCCCTCATTAAATAAACTCGTTGACTCTGTTTCATGAAGTAACAGTGCTTGATCATCGTCTCCTGACATTAGTAACATCGTCTCGTTTTTGTGTTTTGTTTTTAGATTGGATAAATAATCAATCGTTCCGAATGTTCTATAAATATTCATGTTACACCTCCATTTTTTAGTATAACCAAGCAATATATGAAAAGAAAATTTAAACTGTATTGGAAAAACATACATAACATGAGCAAATATTTACAATACTATTAGGAAAGTGATGATAGATGATAGGATGATTCTAGTATGAAAGTAGAATGAGGTGGCAGCTATGAAGAGAAAGCTACTGATAGGTACTGCTGCAGTAGTCGCAACAATCATCTTAGGAATTACAGGGTATATCCTAATATTACTAGCCGGAAATTATGTCGTGGATGAACAGAAGCTAGTGATGGATTCTACTACAACAATGGTAGATGAAAAAGGACATTTAATTTCAAAACTATATATTGAAGATCGTGTGTTAACGGATATTGAACAAATTCCCTTGCATGTTCAGAATGCATTTGTTGCAATAGAAGATGCCAGATTCTACGAACATCATGGAATTGATATGAAGGCCATATTTAGAGCTTTATATAAAGATATACTGGCAGGTGGAAAGGTAGAAGGCGGTAGTACAATTACGCAGCAATTAGCAAAGAATGTGTTCTTGTCAAATGAGAAAACACTGCTCCGAAAAACTAAGGAAGCAATCATATCAATTAATCTTGAAAGGAAATATAGCAAGAAGAAGCTACTAGAGCTATATGTAAACCAAATTTATTTTGGACATGGAGCGTATGGGATAGAGACTGCATCACAGCTTTATTTTAATAAAAGTGTATCTGAATTAACATTAGAAGAAGGGGCATTGTTGGCCGGTATTCCTAAAAGCCCAACGTATTACTCTCCGATAACAAATAATAAGAATAGTATGGATAGAAGGAACTTAGTCCTTGATGTTATGCAGAGAAGAGGATTTATATCTGCAGAAGATGCTGTAAGAGCAAAAGGGAAAGTAGTATCCCTAAATATTAGTGAGGATAAACGCAATCCTGCTTACGCAACGTATATCGATATGGTAATGGAAGAGGCAAAACAACTATTTAACTTAACAAACGAGGAGTTAATGACTGGTGGTTATACCATAACGGTTCCTATTAACGCTGAAGTACAGCAAATGGCATATGAGCTCTTTAAAAAGGAAGAATATTTTCCAGGAACTAATGAATCTGCCGA contains these protein-coding regions:
- a CDS encoding DUF3800 domain-containing protein, whose amino-acid sequence is MGDKLILNFDESGNLGKSGRYFTIACVCTDSLKPLHNVMKKAVLKTKQNFTEFSNHDEIKAKESYPPIKDFFLRKIVSKDISIRYIVADLHHVKRQLIQDENLLYNYMLKFVIEPVAMKPGLKHLVINLDKRTIKVKSTNSFEDYIKIRLQYELNLDITIEVNYLESHNSYAIQAADFVANAINAKYEYGVAHGYYYNLIDEKIVQSEHFPRRYFGQQKVVSF
- a CDS encoding DUF4177 domain-containing protein; its protein translation is MDKFEYKTVNFESKGFLKSKITPEEEMNKLGAEGWELVTSNTTILSGKTTEATYIFKRKI
- a CDS encoding helix-turn-helix transcriptional regulator, which translates into the protein MLKSKIRLCIEVSGVSREEISKRMGISRNQLSNYSSGKSFPSMERAFQLSRILGVTVEDLYEYKEDKNED
- a CDS encoding antibiotic biosynthesis monooxygenase, which encodes MNIYRTFGTIDYLSNLKTKHKNETMLLMSGDDDQALLLHETESTSLFNEGTAFEVIDGSGQLNGSGFAIFNNIPVREEGRTTFEYRFKNRARLIETEPGFCSIRVLRPINHDTYVILTIWEKESDFINWQSSNAYNEAHKKRGTSEGIDKQSIFLRPSYVTKFQVIDENA